GCCGCGGCTCTTCGTTGATCAAGCGAATGCCTTTTTCCTTCAACTGGTGCAGCATCCCCATCAGATCATCTACTTCCAGGCAGAGGTGGTGCATCCCTGGACCACGTTTGGCAAGGTATTTTGCCAGACCACTATCTTCGCTGGTCGGAAGCACCAGCTCAATCTCCGAATCGGCAACCGGCAGGAAAGCAACCTGAGCGGCTTCGGTTGGGACATCGCGTACCTCGGCAAGCGGTATGCCCAGCGCGTCTCTCCAGAAGGCCAGGGCCGCTTCCATGTCTGAAACAACAACAGCTAAATGGTTGATCTTGCGAATGGTGGGCATCCTACTCTCCTAAAACTGCGGTGGTTGGTATTCACCCCACACGCGGCGCAGGGTGTTACAAATCTCGCCAAGCGTGATGTCGTTCTCAACACACTCGATGAAGAGGGGCATCAGGGCTGCCTCCCCCCGCGCGGCGGTTTCCAATTGCGCTAACAATTCCTGCACCCGCACAGGGTCTCGTCTGGCACGCAACTCTGCCAGGCGTTGGCGTTGGGCGACTTCGATGGACGGATCGACCTTCAGGCGTTCCAGTTCAAGCTTCTCTTCAATCTGGAAGCGGTTCACGCCAACCACAATTTGTTCGCCGCGTTCAATCGCCATTTGTGCCTGGTAGGCAGCGTTCTGGATTTCGTTTTGGATAAAACCCTGTTCAATGGCTACCAGCGCACCTCCCAGGGCATCAATGCGGTCGAGATATGCCTGAGCACGCTGCTCGATCTCGTCGGTCAGATACTCGATCAGGTAGGAACCGGCCAGCGGGTCAATCGTATCGGCAACGCCTGACTCATAGGCAATGATCTGCTGGGTGCGCAGGGCGACGCGCACCGAGGATTCGGTCGGCAGCCAGAGCGCTTCGTCCATACTGTT
This genomic interval from Anaerolineae bacterium contains the following:
- a CDS encoding Methylmalonyl-CoA epimerase, encoding MPTIRKINHLAVVVSDMEAALAFWRDALGIPLAEVRDVPTEAAQVAFLPVADSEIELVLPTSEDSGLAKYLAKRGPGMHHLCLEVDDLMGMLHQLKEKGIRLINEEPRLGADGKKYAFIHPESTHGVLVELYEIPSATE